The Ovis aries strain OAR_USU_Benz2616 breed Rambouillet chromosome X, ARS-UI_Ramb_v3.0, whole genome shotgun sequence genomic sequence TGTGTGTGGAGACTTCCTCAGTAGACCTGTAGGATGAAGTAGTGGAGATCTGCCTGGGTGAAGCAGAGGTAAAGAGTCAGCCTAGGGATTCTTCAGCCTCTCTCACTCCCatccagcttttccactctctgtGCTCCTGTTTTGTGTCTGGAAGAAAGATTGATTTTACCTGCAATAGTAGGGAACATGAAATGGAGGAAGAGTTTGCTAACTATCTGCCTTTTACACTTAGCACTGAATTTCCATACTTTTCTGTTTCCATGTTGTGCTAATCAACAtggaaaaaagttagaaaaagactCAAAGCCCCATTTCCTCCCTCCACTCCTAGGTCCAACTTCAGTGGCAGATCTGGTGGCCTTGGAGTGGCTGAAGACCACCACCCTCCACAGGGCTGTGCTCAGGCACACAGccatccttcccttccctgagTGAGCTTCCTCTGCGCATTGTTTATATCACTGGCAGAGCCTGTAGTTCGAAAGGGGGCTGAGTGACAACTGGACTTTGTATGAAAACACCAACCTGGGAGAGACCTTCAGTCAAGGCTGAGACAGGGGTGGGGATATATAACTTGGCCTTGCCTGTAACTTGGATCGTGATTGACTTCGGTGCTGAGGCAAGGGCAGAGGAGGGCCTGGGGCTGGCCTGAAAGCTGGCATCTGTGGCCCTGCCAACACTAAAGCCAAGGCTAAGATCCAAGCCAAGGCAGTGGCTGAGGCATAATTGAAAACGGGACTGGTGACCCAGGCCAAGGCTGGGGGTGGAGCAGCGGCCAGGACACAGTGACCTACACTGAGGCCATGGCTATGACAAGGCAAGTAAGCAAGATGGAATCTAAGGCTAAGACTAGAGTCATGGCTGAGACCAAGGCAACCTCCCTGACAGAACCTAGTGTAGTGTCCCAAACCAAATCAAAGGCCATGCCTATGTCCAAGCTCAGTGCTGTCACCCAGTGTAAAGTGAAGGCTGGCGCTAGAAGTGAAGCCAGTATCGGTTCCAAAGACAGCACTGGGTCCATGTCCCAGAGAAGGAGTGAGGCCAGCGTCAAGTTGAAGGCTGGGGACAGAGCTGGTACTGGAACTCAGTTCAGTGATGAGGATGAAGAAAATGTCTGTTCTTGGTTTTGGACTGGAGAAGAGCCTAGTGTAGGATCTTGGTTCTGGCCTGAAGAAGACAACCCATTTCAAGTGTATAAGCCTCCAGCTAAGATCCAGGAAATGCCCAAGCCTATACCCAAACCTGAACTTACtataaagcaaaaagcaaaagcatGGTCAAGGGCCAGGTTTTGTGTCCTAGTTCCAGTAGATGGAGGGGAGCCATCCTTACCTCCAGGAGGGAATTGGACTCTGGTTGATACCTTAATTGAAACTCCTCTAGGGATTCGACCTCTGACCAAGATCCCACCGTGGAATGGGCCTTACTTTCAGACTTTAGCTGAGCTCAAAAATCAGGTTAAGTATAGGGAAAAGTATAGGCCCAATCCAAAAACCTGTCGCTGCAAATCATATGTTTTTACTTTAGAGCCTAAAGAGTTTGATAAACTTGTTGCCCTACTTAAGTTAACTACAGATCCTTTCATTCATGAAATAGCTACGATGATAATGGGTATCAGTCCTGCTTATCCATTTACCCAAGATATAATTCATGATGTAGGTATTACTGTTATGATTGAAAACTTGGTCAATAATCCCAATGTTAAAGAACACCCTAGAACTTTAAATATGGTGGATGACAATGCTGAGTCTTCTGGAGAACCACAAAGAGAGTTGTACATAAATCAAGTGTGTAGGGACATAATCTCTTATCCTTTGAACTCCACCGTGCAGCTGGATGGACTAAAATCATTAGTGCAGCTGAGTGTAAACTTTGAGTACCACCATATAATTGTCAATTACATTCCAGATTTCCTCACTTTGTTAAACAAGGGAAGTGTTAAAAccaagttttatgttttaaaagtgtGTTTGCACTTGTCTAAAAATCAAGCCAATACAAGAGAACTGATCAGTGCCAAAGTGTTGTCATCATTGGTTGCACCCTTTAACAAAAATGAGTCAAAGGCCAATATTCTTAATATCATTGAAATATTTGAGAATATAaatttccaatttaaaaagaagGTGAAGCTGTTTACCAAGGAAGAGTTCACTAAATATGAACTTATTTCCATATTTCAGGAAGCAAAAGAGTTTGGTCAGAAACTACAAGACCTAGCAGAGCACAGTGATCCTGAAGTGAGAGATAAAGTTATAAGATTAATACTCAAACTCTGAATAGCTATATGTTCTCACAAAACCTTTTGCAGTTTCTTTGGTATTGTAATATGAAACCAATGCAACTTATAAGTTCAGTATTTATGCTATCTGTGCTGATTGAAGGAGCCAATTTTATGGATACCAGATGATCTTGAGAGCTTGAATGTTTGTTGGTTTTCATTGTGCTATATAAGTTCagatatttttagtatttttgcaATATGACCTGATAATGAACCTATTCATCCTGAGTAAGTTATACTTCTGTGCTTTATATTAACATAAGTGtattcatttaatatttcaaTTACATGTGAATAAAGTTGCATGCTAAAACTGGTGAAAACATTGTCCTAGTTCTTCGGTTGCAGTCTAGTCAGAGGGATAAAGCACAAATAACAGGATTATAAAGAGCACTGTCTGTGTCTGTAGCAGGGTACAATCAATAAGTTTATGTTGACAGATCCTTTAGTTTCAACATGTTCAAGAAGGAGAATCACTCTACACAAGAAGACAGGACTGTGCTACTAGCTGACATCTGGGCAGATCTGGGAAAAGAGGTGAAGACGTAGACTTTAGGAGTAAAGGAACACAGATGCTTTCATTCCAGTCTGAGTCTCAGAACTTGTGCTTAGCCTTTCACATATGATGTCTCATCAGGAAGATATTTAACCTGGAAGAAAATTCCTGGTTCTCATCCCCAACTAGCAAAGCCATGGTAGTGTGGTTCTAAAAGGACCTAGTCTCCTTGTGTCCTCAACATCCAGGTGCCCAGCCTTGGGGTACCAAGTTTACTGCTTCATCTGAGGCTCCCTCCCCTGTATTCCTGGGTCTCAGGGGAGTGCCTTTCTAAGGTCTAACCACAGAAATTGCTTCATGGATAATCTCATTTGCCCCATCTTTATGATTGCTctcatatttgcttttatttgctgCCCAGTGCTTTGGACTTGGTGATTTACACCTATGCTTGGTGACAGTACCCAGTTTGTGCTGATCCCTTTTGATCCGAGCTCAGCTC encodes the following:
- the ARMCX5 gene encoding LOW QUALITY PROTEIN: armadillo repeat-containing X-linked protein 5 (The sequence of the model RefSeq protein was modified relative to this genomic sequence to represent the inferred CDS: inserted 1 base in 1 codon; substituted 1 base at 1 genomic stop codon), which produces MCPGYHGNLESSKTSGDATFGDRAASDLQPHRTAVLGAPASGPAGDRPGKDPNPAQRAALRRQKRALARRRRYKSRVQPPPFQFLQAGFASPAATTPSSPHSPLALAGPHILTRRLEDQRKVSAPLRSKEMRKLLLIQAEQVNEEAGTAWECGYGCQRFADLSVVVKTCKREPSLKLGNKEEEKCALYLFRLVEAFLSFRGKGRGGPGAGLKAGICGPANTKAKAKIQAKAVAEAXLKTGLVTQAKAGGGAAARXTVTYTEAMAMTRQVSKMESKAKTRVMAETKATSLTEPSVVSQTKSKAMPMSKLSAVTQCKVKAGARSEASIGSKDSTGSMSQRRSEASVKLKAGDRAGTGTQFSDEDEENVCSWFWTGEEPSVGSWFWPEEDNPFQVYKPPAKIQEMPKPIPKPELTIKQKAKAWSRARFCVLVPVDGGEPSLPPGGNWTLVDTLIETPLGIRPLTKIPPWNGPYFQTLAELKNQVKYREKYRPNPKTCRCKSYVFTLEPKEFDKLVALLKLTTDPFIHEIATMIMGISPAYPFTQDIIHDVGITVMIENLVNNPNVKEHPRTLNMVDDNAESSGEPQRELYINQVCRDIISYPLNSTVQLDGLKSLVQLSVNFEYHHIIVNYIPDFLTLLNKGSVKTKFYVLKVCLHLSKNQANTRELISAKVLSSLVAPFNKNESKANILNIIEIFENINFQFKKKVKLFTKEEFTKYELISIFQEAKEFGQKLQDLAEHSDPEVRDKVIRLILKL